DNA from Mesorhizobium sp. B2-1-1:
GCGTGCGGTTCAGAAATGCAACATGGCCGGCCTTCAGGTTCCGGCGGGCAAACAGGACATCTGGGCCCAGGTCCGTGTCACTTTCGATCCGAGGGAAATGCTTGGCCTTTGAGGCCTGCCCTCCGCAGAATCAGTGAAGAGAAGCGAGAAGACATGAAATTCATCCTCAAGCCGCTCCTGATGGTCGCGACAATGGCGCTGGGCTCGATGGCCGGCGCCGTCATGCCTGCGTGGGCGCTCGTCGAGATCAACGTCAACAAGGGCAATGTCGAGCCGCTGCCGATCGCCATCACCGATTTCCAGTCGGGCGATGGGCTTGGCGCGCAGATTTCCGGCATCGTCACCGCCGACCTGAAGCGCTCGGGCCTGTTCGCACCGATCGACAAAAGCGCCTTCATCGAGAAGATCGCCAATCCTGACGCAGCGCCTCGCTTCGACGACTGGAAGGTGATCAATGCCCAGGCTCTGGTCACCGGCAGCGTCAGCAAGGAGGCCGACGGGCGCATCCGCGCGCAGTATCGGCTGTGGGACACGTTCGCTGGACAGCAGATGTCGGGCGAACAATTCTTCGCCAACGACGCCAATCAACGACGCGTCGCTCACATCATCGCCGACGCCATCTACGAGCGGCTGACCGGCGAGAAGGGCTATTTCGACACGCGCGTCGTTTTCATCGACGAGTCCGGCGCCAAGAATGCGCGCAAGAAGCGCCTCGCCATCATGGACCAGGACGGCGCCAATGTGCGCTATCTCTCGGACGGCAGGGCGATCGTCTTGACGCCGCGCTTCTCGCCGAACCGGCAGGAAATCACCTACATGTCCTATGAGAGCGGCCAGCCGCGGGTGTATCTCCTGCAGATCGAGACCGGCCAGCGCGAACTGGTCGGCAATTTTCCGGGCATGACGTTTGCGCCGCGCTTTTCGCCGGATGGCCAGAAGGTGATCATGAGCCTGCTGCGCGACGACGGCAATTCCAACATCTTCGCCATGGACCTCAGGAGCCGCTCGACGACCCGGCTCACCAACTCGACCGCCATCGACACTTCGCCTTCCTATTCGCCCGACGGCAGCAAGGTGGTGTTCACCTCCGACCGCGGCGGCCGCGCGCAGATCTATGTGATGGGCGCCGACGGTTCGGGCCAGACCCGCATCTCCTTCGGCGACGGGGTCTATTCGACGCCGGTGTGGTCGCCGCGCGGCGATCTCATCGCCTTCACCAAGCAGACCGGCGGCGAATTCCAGATCGGCGTTATGAAGACCGACGGTTCGGGCGAGCGCATCCTGTCATCCGGCTTCCAGCAGGAAGGACCGACCTGGGCGCCGAACGGCCGCGTGCTGATGTTCTTCCGCGATTCCGCCGGCGGCCCGAAACTGGTTTCTGTCGATCTCACCGGCCGCAACGAGCAGTCGATCCCGACCGCGAACTTTGCCTCCGATCCGGCCTGGTCGCCGCTGCTGGAGTGAGAGGAATTGGAGAAATGAAGAAATGAAGAATTGAGGGATGGAGAGAGAAGCGGGCTACATCAAGCGCGCGAAGGATTTGGATGTCTATAGGCACGCTTATGGGGTTTCCCTCGACGTCCACAAGGCCACGCTTGTTTTTCCGAAAAACAATACGCGTTGGCTGACCAAATGCGGCGATCCAGCAAGGCGATCTGTGCCAATCTGGCTGAAGGATTTGCCAAACAGACCCATTCCAGGCCCGATTTGCGCGTTTCATTTCGATGGCCATGGGATCATGCAGCGAAGTAGAGACGTGGATTTCGTATGCGTTCGACCTTGGCTACATCACCCACGCGCAGCGCGATGAATGGCTGCAATCCTATGTCCATATCTATGGAATGCTGGTGAATCTCAGGAAGAAGTTGAAATGACCCTTTTCCTCATTTCTTCAATTCCTCAATTCTCCATTTCCACCTCTTTGTCGCGTTTTGGCCGCATTTCCGCCTAGGGTCCGCGCCAACTGTGGCCCGGATCAAAGGGCTGCGGACGGGCGGCCTAAACCAAATTTTAACCGTGTTTCTTGAATGCCGGTTAACCCAAACGTGGTTACTGGGTGATCAACGAAATCACTCGAATGCGAAGGAGAGGCGGCATGAGCCGTATCGCAGCACTTACCAGAAATCCCGTCATGATCGCGCTGGTGGCGATGCTCGCCATTGCCGGTTGCGCTTCGAAGAAGACGCCCAACAGCGCCGCCGATCTCGGCCTCAACGGCGCCGGTGCCGCAACGCCCGGATCGGCGCAGGACTTCACCGTCAATATCGGCGACCGCATCTTCTTCGACACGGACTCCTCCTCGATCCGCGCCGACGCCCAGACGACCCTGTCGCGCCAGGCGCAGTGGCTGAACCAGTACAAGCAGTATGCGATTGTCGTTGAAGGCCATGCCGACGAACGCGGCACGCGCGAATACAATTTGGCGCTCGGTGCCCGCCGCGCCGCCGCCACGCGCGACTTCCTGGTCTCCAAGGGCGTCTCCGCCAACCGCCTGAAGACCATTTCCTACGGCAAGGAACGGCCGGTCGCGGTTTGCGACGACATCTCCTGCTGGTCGCAGAACCGCCGCGCGGTCACCACGCTCAGCGGCGCCGGCTCCTGACATTTTTCGCGCGTCGAGCGACGCGCGAAAAACACGACGGCAAAAATGCAACACAGGCTTGCGAAAGGCGGCTGAAAGGCCGCCTTTTTCATGTTTGGTCCCTTCAAACAA
Protein-coding regions in this window:
- the tolB gene encoding Tol-Pal system beta propeller repeat protein TolB, which codes for MKFILKPLLMVATMALGSMAGAVMPAWALVEINVNKGNVEPLPIAITDFQSGDGLGAQISGIVTADLKRSGLFAPIDKSAFIEKIANPDAAPRFDDWKVINAQALVTGSVSKEADGRIRAQYRLWDTFAGQQMSGEQFFANDANQRRVAHIIADAIYERLTGEKGYFDTRVVFIDESGAKNARKKRLAIMDQDGANVRYLSDGRAIVLTPRFSPNRQEITYMSYESGQPRVYLLQIETGQRELVGNFPGMTFAPRFSPDGQKVIMSLLRDDGNSNIFAMDLRSRSTTRLTNSTAIDTSPSYSPDGSKVVFTSDRGGRAQIYVMGADGSGQTRISFGDGVYSTPVWSPRGDLIAFTKQTGGEFQIGVMKTDGSGERILSSGFQQEGPTWAPNGRVLMFFRDSAGGPKLVSVDLTGRNEQSIPTANFASDPAWSPLLE
- a CDS encoding four helix bundle protein, coding for MGSCSEVETWISYAFDLGYITHAQRDEWLQSYVHIYGMLVNLRKKLK
- the pal gene encoding peptidoglycan-associated lipoprotein Pal, with product MSRIAALTRNPVMIALVAMLAIAGCASKKTPNSAADLGLNGAGAATPGSAQDFTVNIGDRIFFDTDSSSIRADAQTTLSRQAQWLNQYKQYAIVVEGHADERGTREYNLALGARRAAATRDFLVSKGVSANRLKTISYGKERPVAVCDDISCWSQNRRAVTTLSGAGS